A region from the Lolium perenne isolate Kyuss_39 chromosome 4, Kyuss_2.0, whole genome shotgun sequence genome encodes:
- the LOC127292637 gene encoding homeobox protein rough sheath 1 isoform X1 — protein sequence MDGFPNLGGGGSSSSSASMASFLQLPLPVASSSSPELAGEHHSSRLALQQLLATPPPSTPQRGHHHREISPAEAATVKAKIMAHPLYPPLLASYLDCQKVSAPPEVLDRLSAMAAKLDAVQARRQHEPPRADPELDQFMEAYCNMLVKYREELARPIQEATEFFKSVETQLDSITDNNCEGAGSSEDDLDTSCPEEIDPSAEDKELKHQLLRKYGGYVGSLRQEFCKRRKKGKLPKEARQKLLHWWDLHSKWPYPSVRDGEDRACGVDGAGPEADQQLVHQPEEAALEAGAGGHAVLDDGRDRGLPRGRQRRCQRRRGAVHGEGAVHGGRHVPARVVKPRVNRSRCNGDYCRCQCVMDVVRKLHA from the exons ATGGATGGGTTCCCTAATCTTGGAGGAGGAGGGAGCAGCAGTAGTAGTGCTTCCATGGCCTCCTTCTTGCAGCTCCCTTTGCCCgtcgcgtcgtcgtcgtcgccggagcTGGCCGGCGAGCACCACAGTTCGCGGCTAGCGTTGCAGCAGCTGCTAGCCaccccgccgccgtcaaccccgcaGCGCGGCCACCACCACAGGGAGATCTCGCCGGCCGAAGCCGCCACCGTCAAGGCCAAGATCATGGCGCACCCTCTGTACCCGCCGCTCCTCGCCTCTTACCTCGACTGCCAGAAG GTCAGCGCCCCGCCGGAGGTGCTGGACAGGCTCTCGGCGATGGCGGCAAAGCTGGACGCGGTGCAAGCCCGGCGGCAGCACGAGCCGCCGCGTGCCGACCCGGAGCTCGATCAGTTCATG GAGGCTTACTGCAACATGCTGGTGAAGTACCGGGAGGAGCTGGCGCGGCCGATCCAGGAGGCCACCGAGTTCTTCAAGAGCGTCGAGACGCAGCTCGATTCCATCACAG ACAATAATTGCGAAGGTGCTGGGTCGTCCGAGGATGACCTGGACACGAGCTGCCCGGAGGAGATCGACCCCAGCGCGGAGGACAAGGAGCTGAAGCACCAGCTGCTGAGGAagtacggcggctacgtgggcagcCTCCGCCAGGAGTTCTGCAAGCGGAGGAAGAAAGGGAAGCTCCCCAAGGAGGCCCGGCAGAAGCTGCTGCACTGGTGGGATCTGCACTCCAAGTGGCCTTACCCGTCTGTAC GAGACGGAGAAGATCGCGCTTGCGGAGTCGACGGGGCTGGACCAGAAGCAGATCAACAACTGGTTCATCAACCAGAGGAAGCGGCACTGGAAGCCGGCGCCGGAGGACATGCCGTACTCGATGATGGACGGGACCGTGGGCTTCCACGCGGGCGCCAGCGCCGGTGCCAGCGCCGCCGCGGCGCTGTACATGGAGAGGGCGCCGTTCATGGTGGACGGCATGTACCGGCTCGGGTCGTGAAGCCACGGGTCAACCGGTCAAGGTGCAACGGGGACTACTGCCGGTGTCAATGTGTCATGGATGTGGTACGTAAGCTCCACGCATGA
- the LOC127292637 gene encoding homeobox protein rough sheath 1 isoform X2, whose amino-acid sequence MDGFPNLGGGGSSSSSASMASFLQLPLPVASSSSPELAGEHHSSRLALQQLLATPPPSTPQRGHHHREISPAEAATVKAKIMAHPLYPPLLASYLDCQKVSAPPEVLDRLSAMAAKLDAVQARRQHEPPRADPELDQFMEAYCNMLVKYREELARPIQEATEFFKSVETQLDSITDNNCEGAGSSEDDLDTSCPEEIDPSAEDKELKHQLLRKYGGYVGSLRQEFCKRRKKGKLPKEARQKLLHWWDLHSKWPYPSETEKIALAESTGLDQKQINNWFINQRKRHWKPAPEDMPYSMMDGTVGFHAGASAGASAAAALYMERAPFMVDGMYRLGS is encoded by the exons ATGGATGGGTTCCCTAATCTTGGAGGAGGAGGGAGCAGCAGTAGTAGTGCTTCCATGGCCTCCTTCTTGCAGCTCCCTTTGCCCgtcgcgtcgtcgtcgtcgccggagcTGGCCGGCGAGCACCACAGTTCGCGGCTAGCGTTGCAGCAGCTGCTAGCCaccccgccgccgtcaaccccgcaGCGCGGCCACCACCACAGGGAGATCTCGCCGGCCGAAGCCGCCACCGTCAAGGCCAAGATCATGGCGCACCCTCTGTACCCGCCGCTCCTCGCCTCTTACCTCGACTGCCAGAAG GTCAGCGCCCCGCCGGAGGTGCTGGACAGGCTCTCGGCGATGGCGGCAAAGCTGGACGCGGTGCAAGCCCGGCGGCAGCACGAGCCGCCGCGTGCCGACCCGGAGCTCGATCAGTTCATG GAGGCTTACTGCAACATGCTGGTGAAGTACCGGGAGGAGCTGGCGCGGCCGATCCAGGAGGCCACCGAGTTCTTCAAGAGCGTCGAGACGCAGCTCGATTCCATCACAG ACAATAATTGCGAAGGTGCTGGGTCGTCCGAGGATGACCTGGACACGAGCTGCCCGGAGGAGATCGACCCCAGCGCGGAGGACAAGGAGCTGAAGCACCAGCTGCTGAGGAagtacggcggctacgtgggcagcCTCCGCCAGGAGTTCTGCAAGCGGAGGAAGAAAGGGAAGCTCCCCAAGGAGGCCCGGCAGAAGCTGCTGCACTGGTGGGATCTGCACTCCAAGTGGCCTTACCCGTCT GAGACGGAGAAGATCGCGCTTGCGGAGTCGACGGGGCTGGACCAGAAGCAGATCAACAACTGGTTCATCAACCAGAGGAAGCGGCACTGGAAGCCGGCGCCGGAGGACATGCCGTACTCGATGATGGACGGGACCGTGGGCTTCCACGCGGGCGCCAGCGCCGGTGCCAGCGCCGCCGCGGCGCTGTACATGGAGAGGGCGCCGTTCATGGTGGACGGCATGTACCGGCTCGGGTCGTGA